From Dendropsophus ebraccatus isolate aDenEbr1 chromosome 2, aDenEbr1.pat, whole genome shotgun sequence, a single genomic window includes:
- the EDN1 gene encoding endothelin-1, with protein MRMDVELLVYLLLALLQGPCGTGSSSTFLSSKDSSLAEATGAHQSSGAPLRPRRFKRCSCSSLMDKECVYFCHLDIIWINTPEKTVPYGLGGPRLKRSLQDKETEKVLESTSRCICAKRKDKKCLDFCQSAADLSVQLSSEKENDQVQKAKVCNGLLLGGRCIQKHHADSKRTESIRQAIKRSYIFARLRKKLQEMKDETRPWAHRKRGIWKPRITTS; from the exons ATGAGAATGGATGTGGAGCTGTTGGTGTATCTCCTGCTGGCTCTTCTTCAGGGCCCCTGCGGAACAG GTTCAAGCAGCACTTTCCTATCCTCTAAAGACTCCTCTCTAGCAGAGGCGACAGGTGCTCATCAGTCCTCTGGCGCCCCCTTGAGACCACGCAGATTTAAACGCTGTTCTTGTTCATCACTCATGGATAAAGAATGTGTCTACTTTTGCCATCTAGATATAATCTGGATAAACACGCCAGA AAAAACAGTGCCTTATGGACTCGGGGGTCCTCGTCTGAAACGTTCACTGCAGGACAAAGAGACAGAGAAAGTTCTTGAGTCTACTAGCAGGTGTATCTGTGCCAAGCGTAAGGACAAGAAATGCCTGGACTTCTGCCAAAGTGCTGCAGATCTCAG TGTCCAACTTTCTTCAGAAAAGGAAAATGACCAAGTTCAGAAGGCCAAAGTCTGCAATGGACTCCTATTGGGTGGACGGTGTATTCAGAAACATCACGCAGACTCTAAAAG AACGGAATCCATCAGACAAGCCATTAAAAGATCATATATCTTTGCCAGGCTACGAAAGAAGCTTCAAGAGATGAAAGATGAGACGCGTCCTTGGGCACATAGAAAGAGAGGAATTTGGAAACCTAGAATAACAACATCCTAG